The nucleotide window TAAAAGGACTGTGTGGTAAACCAGTGATGCCGACTGGTGTTGGCAGACTCTTTCTGTAGGGACGGCCAGCCTGACTCATACTGTCCCCCTGTGGGGACAGGTTCAGCTGGGAGGAAACCTGTGAGACACTCCCTCCCCGATGTCCTTGCTTCTCCATGTTTCACcaacaaagaaaaattcattAGTCTACTACAGGTTTGGTAATTGATGGTTTTAAGAAAGGATACTCAGcattatttggaaaaataaagtCACTTAGAAGTTAATTACAATACATGCTTTCTTTGGAGCCTGACGTGGAAAGGGGAATTCTTGCCCAAAGCTTTGGATGGCCCTGAAGCAGGAACTAGCAGATAAGTTGGTCACAGTACCCAGTCCTACCTTAAAGCCAGTTGGGCACCAATCCACAAATTGGATGGTGCGCTTGGTCTTGATGGTAGCAATAGCCGCGTTAACATCTTTTGGGACCACATCCCCCCTGTACAACATGCAGCAGGCCATGTATTTGCCGTGGCGAGGGTCACACTTGACCATCTGATTGGCTGGCTCGAAACAAGCATTGGTGATCTCTGCCACGGACAGCTGCTCATGGTACGCCTTCTCAGCTGAGATGACGGGGGCGTAGGTGGCCAGCGGGAAGTGGATGCGAGGGTATGGCaccaggttggtctggaattcCGTTAGATCCACATTCAGAGCCCCGTCAAACCTCAGGGAGGCTGTGATGGAGGAGACGATCTGCCCGATCAGACGGTTCAGGTTGGTGTATGTGGGGCGTTCAATATCCAGGTTGCGCCGACAGATGTCGTAGATGGCTTCGTTATCCACCATGAAGGCACAGTCAGAATGCTCCAGTGTCGTGTGTGTGGTCAGGATGGAGTTGTAGGGCTCCACCACGGCTGTGGAAACCTGGGGGGCTGGGTAAATGGCGAATTCCAGTTTGGACTTCTTGCCATAGTCCACTGAAAGCCGTTCCATGAGCAGAGATGCGAACCCGGATCCTGTGCCCCCTCCAAAGCTGTGGAAGATGAGGAAGCCCTGCAGTCCTGTGCACAGATCTGCCTGTGGGAAGCCAGAGTACGTAAGCCAGTGCCTACAGAGCCACGCCCCAGCCTCATGAGTTCCAGTCTGCAAACTGACACAAACCCACTGTCTACACCACACACTGCAGTTTGAACACCACAATGAAGACCCATGGATGCATCAAAGCACAGGCTCTGTGGTAAAGTATTTTGGTAAACTCATGAAATTTTTGATTCTAACCCTTTTGCCAAAATGACCATACCCCCACCACCATCAAGAGCAACTCTCTGGACCAGGACAAGCACCATATGAAGCCTCCTCTGCAACCCTCTTACCAGTTTTCGAATTCGGTCCAGGACCAGGTCAACAATCTCCTTGCCAATGGTATAATGACCTCTGGCATAATTATTGGCTGCATCTTCCTTCCCAGTGATCAGCTGCTCTGGGTGGAAGAGTTGTCTGTAGGTACCGGTACGCACTTCATCTAGAGAGACCATATGGGCCATGAGTCTTTTAGGCAAGGGCCATGCAATTCTACTGTGCTTATATGTCAACAGTGACTCCTAGTTTGTGGTTATACGTAGTTATATTCAGTTTCTCCCCCAACAAAGTCACAAGCACACATCTGTACAGCTGTACACTCTGCAGAGATGTCAGCAGGTTTTCCTGAGACACTCCCGCTCTCCCAGGAAAGCTGCCACCCTGACCCAGGCACCTACCGACCACAGTGGGCTCCAGGTCCACAAACACTGCTCTGGGCACATGCTTGCCAGCTCCGGTTTCACTGAAGAATGTGTTGAAGGAGTCGTCCCCGCCACCGATGGTTTTGTCACTTGGCATCTGACCATCAGGTTGAATACCATGTTCAAGGCAGTACAGTTCCCAGCAGGCATTGCCAATTTGGACACCTGCCTGCCCCACGTGGATAGAGATACACTCACGCTGGAATCCAGAACAGAAACACGACGTTCATTCACTTGAAGCTGTATGACATA belongs to Microtus pennsylvanicus isolate mMicPen1 chromosome 8, mMicPen1.hap1, whole genome shotgun sequence and includes:
- the LOC142855413 gene encoding tubulin alpha-3 chain — protein: MPSDKTIGGGDDSFNTFFSETGAGKHVPRAVFVDLEPTVVDEVRTGTYRQLFHPEQLITGKEDAANNYARGHYTIGKEIVDLVLDRIRKLADLCTGLQGFLIFHSFGGGTGSGFASLLMERLSVDYGKKSKLEFAIYPAPQVSTAVVEPYNSILTTHTTLEHSDCAFMVDNEAIYDICRRNLDIERPTYTNLNRLIGQIVSSITASLRFDGALNVDLTEFQTNLVPYPRIHFPLATYAPVISAEKAYHEQLSVAEITNACFEPANQMVKCDPRHGKYMACCMLYRGDVVPKDVNAAIATIKTKRTIQFVDWCPTGFKVGINYQPPTVVPGGDLAKVQRAVCMLSNTTAIAEAWARLDHKFDLMYAKRAFVHWYVGEGMEEGEFSEAREDLAALEKDYEEVGVDSVEAEAEEGEEY